From the genome of Rhododendron vialii isolate Sample 1 chromosome 10a, ASM3025357v1:
TTTGCCTCATTCGAGTTTGGGAGGATGTTTGGAATTCTCTTTAATGTAACTTCTCCAAATAGCTAGGATGTAGTGATTCAAGTTCGTGGCCGTTGATTTGCACTAGTTTGTACTGTACAATTAGTTTATTAACCTATACTTGTAGCCAACTTTTTGATTCCTTTTCTAGGGTCATATGCCACTCTATTGTGGAGTAGAACTAATTGGAAAAGTACGAATCATTTAACCAGAGTCTTGCAATGTCTCATCTGGACTTGATCATCTTTTCACTCGTCAGAGTTACCATAGTGCTTTGTTTTATAAACTGAGATATCAATCTTATTTCTTTCAGCAGTATCTATTGTTATTACTGTTATTTACGCGAACACTCGAAAGTTGAGGTGATGGGAGAAAACGCAAGTTTCGGGAGAAACCAAAGTACACACTGGGAATGACACAGGAATTTTGTTTTGGATGGGGGAACACTACAAATAAATTTGGAACTTGTTAAAATATGATAGTACAAATTATGAAAATACCATCTAAAACATCATTTATTTTCGATGAACTATATGATGAAACCGATTGATTGTATAAGTGCATACAAAATTGTGCATAGGATTTCAGTATTGAGAAAGAGAATCTTGAATTGTACTATTGAAAAGCAGAATCTAGAATTGTGTTCGATGTTCCTTCATGATGCAAAATGCATTACTAAGGAACATGGATGGGCAAATCTTTGATTTTAAAAGAAGACGTTGGGTGGGTGAACCGATATGATTTAAAAAtttcacacaaaaaagaaactactacaattataattaaaaaaaaaaaaggaaacatagGTAAAAAAGTCGTCCGGACTCATCCGTCTCCCGTCTCCCGGTCCGTctttttacataattttgaCATATGGCACTTCCTAGTAGCTGCAACATGAAAGGTTAATGCAAACTTTTTGTGACCGTGATGAAACAATAACTTGTGTGGCATTTGCCCAatggttttcaattttattttgtgacGAGCCCTTTCAAAAGGGACTATGGGAATTTATGTTATGCCTCTGATTGACAGAAAAAAATAAGGTGGCCGCTATTTGCAACGCACTTCTTGCTACTCGCAgccgattaaattttttatcaattatggacaaaaatgcccttattCAGTTTGACCATTATACCCCTAAAATCTCAtgttatttgaccattttatccTCTTATAATTCAttacatacaaccacaaaaatcaTCTCCTGTCCATCCCTCCCTCCCAGAACATACAACCTCAAAAAATCTCCCCGTCCATCCCTCCCTCCTGAAACGTCTCCTCCCTCCCCCATTCAAACTCCTCCATTTTCATCCCTACTCAGCTGCCATCACCCACCACAGGGCCCCTCCTACCAGCAGCCAAGTCTGCCTatcttcctcctctcctcttcctcctacATTGTCAATGGAAACCTCGATTGCTTCTTCTCCCTCCATtgataaacaagaaaaagttgacCCATTAATACACCACAATTTGGAGTCGGAAGATCACACAATGGATGTTGAGAAACATGTCACAGGTGTTGTAGTGACGAAGCAAAAATCGAAGCAAGAGGTAAGCCCgccctccattttcaatttcagaagccctccattttcaatttcagttctggCCCGACACAGTTGGACACGCAGTGCCAAAACTTTACTAACTTTTCGGACTCTAATATCTGAATTATGTGCAactattcggatattaatatccgaatattGTCAACATTGTTGGACTCTTATATCCGAATTTAGTGTCAGTTTTCAGATATTAATCTCTGAATGAAACTGCAGAGAATCCTGTATTTACAGTTGGATACATAGtgccaaaaatttactaactTTTCAGACTCTAATGtctgaattatgtacaacttttcggatattaatatccaaaTATTGTCAACATTTTTGAACTCTTATATCCGAATTTAGTGCCagttttcagatattaatatctgaataaAACTGCAGAAAATCCTCCACTTACCTGGTTGGTCTTTGGGTGTTACAGGTTGACACTTCAACACTTGGTAGTTTTGTAGGGCCATCGACTATACCTATTTCAACTTGTCCTTCATACGATTATACGGAGCATTTTACAACGGAGATGGTAAGTGTTTTTTTGATAGAGTATTTATCTTGTGCAATCTTATATTACGggctataattttttgttatgtgtgtgTAGATTTTTCTATCCGATGAAGCGTTGGTAGATTGGATAAGATGCACTGGTAAACAACACGGGTTTATCATTGTGATTAAGGGTTCTGAGAAATGTATTAAGAATCGCACACCTAGGATGAGATTTTCATGTGAAAGGCGTGGTAAGTATAGGCCGTTTGTGAAGAAAGTTGATGGGAAGGAGGTAGCTGTGAAGAAGAGAGTACGGTCCACGGGCACCACAAAATGTGAATgcccatttgaattgaaagctgTAAAGGGCAATGATGGTTGGACTGTCTCTGTCCACAATGGCACCTATAACCATCCTCCAGCGGTGTACTTGGAGGGCCATTCGTATGCCGGGAGGTTGTCAGCAGAGCAGACTAGCACGATGGTTGATTTGTCAGTCGCTTTGGTGAAACCCAAAGAAATCTTAACCCATTTGAAGGTTCAAGATCCTGATAACGTAACGTCTATCAAAACTGTGTACAATGTACGACACAAGTATCGAGTGATAGAGAAAGCTGGAAAATCTCAAATGCAACATTTGTTGGATCGGCTAGAAAAGTACCACTACGTTCATTGGGCCCGTGGGAACGAGACTGAGAATGTCACGGAGTTGTTTTGGTCTCCTCCATCTGCCGGGGAGATGTTACTTGCTTTTCCCCACGTTTTAATGATGGATTGCACATACAAGACGAATAAGTACAAGTTTCCTTTGCTTTTCCCCACATTTTAATAATTTGTTTCCGAAATTATTGATCCAGTTCGATAATTAGTGTCCGATTGGTGTTATTCTATCTAATAGTTCGCATTCTGTTTGGAAATTAAAATCCAAGTACTGATATataaatcaaaaattaaagtCCAAAACTTGTTATATATTTTGAATATTTATTTCCGAATTGAATTTTCTCCGAATGAATGGGCTGTAATGGACGAAAAAGAGTGTGGatattaaaaggaaaatttgaaaattaactCCCTTATTTATTATTGGTGAAAATGGGATGAAATTCTTCCTCGTATAACGTGGCGACATGAAAATATACATTTGCAGGAATTTTATTCCTCATAAAACGTGTTCGTGTCCAAAAATCCAATGATGCTGGCATTTTTCTGTAGTTAAAAATGGGTTATTTGCAGCGAATTTATGCCTCAAAATACGTGCTGCCAGGATTTTGTGTAGAAATTTTTCCGACATGACTATTCAATGAAATTTCAGATTCTCTACAATAATTGCAACGGGTTAACTGGAAACCGACAAAATGGGTTTTTTGAGCAAAATTCTTATGTTCACCTCATAGCATCTGTTTTTCAGGCTGTGGTTGTCTTTTTATCGAATCATCAATGTCTTACGTTCACTACGATATCCGCCCCTTCCCTTTGAGAGTCGACGTTTGATTGCGCTCGGACACATTTGGTGTCCTACTTAACATTCATATTTTAACGATATCCAATTATTACAAATATCCTAATACTTATCTGCAATAAAACAAAAGTCATTCCACCACGAAAAGTAGTCCATAAACCATGGTCATAAAgtgtccaaaataaatacaaggCCATAAAGGCCATCAAAAACAAGCCATAAAGTCCATTAAAAACAAGTCAGAGAATACCAAGTCTCAAGTACGGTCATGGCGCCGGCACCTAGTGTAACGACTCGAGTAACGATCAGAACTAGGGCCTGCTATGCTTGCTTCAGCAGCCTCCGGTCCCCTCAAAGTCATCTGCACTTCAACAAGTGCTTGTCGTAGTTCATACGGGCAAGTTGAAGTCCTAGCCCTAGTCCCAcccaaaacagtgtccaaaatGGCCAAAGCTGCTGCATTGCGCTCTTTCGCACTCTCGGTATACGGCACCTCTACGGGACGGGGTGAGACCTTGAAGTGGGAGATCCTCAAAAACCAAGGAAGGTAGTCGGGGTG
Proteins encoded in this window:
- the LOC131303135 gene encoding PKS-NRPS hybrid synthetase cheA-like yields the protein MDVEKHVTGVVVTKQKSKQEVDTSTLGSFVGPSTIPISTCPSYDYTEHFTTEMIFLSDEALVDWIRCTGKQHGFIIVIKGSEKCIKNRTPRMRFSCERRGKYRPFVKKVDGKEVAVKKRVRSTGTTKCECPFELKAVKGNDGWTVSVHNGTYNHPPAVYLEGHSYAGRLSAEQTSTMVDLSVALVKPKEILTHLKVQDPDNVTSIKTVYNVRHKYRVIEKAGKSQMQHLLDRLEKYHYVHWARGNETENVTELFWSPPSAGEMLLAFPHVLMMDCTYKTNKYKFPLLFPTF